ACGCCTGATTTACTCGCGGCGGGTGTGCGGGTGATTGACTTGGCGGCTGATTTTCGTTTGCAAGACCCCCATAGTTGGCAAAAATGGTACGAGATACCGCACACTTGTCCCGAATTATTAAGCGAAGCCGTGTATGGCTTGCCAGAATGGCACCGCGAAGCCATTGCCCAAGCGCGTGTCGTGGCAAACCCGGGCTGTTATCCCACAGCCGTGCAATTGGGATTATTGCCTTTACTGTCAGCGGGTTTGGTCGATACAGACAGCCTAATCGCCGATGCCAAATCAGGCGTAAGCGGTGCTGGACGTAAAGCCAGTGTGGGCATGTTGATGGGCGAAGTGGGCGAAAGTTTTAAGGCCTATAACGTGCATGGACACCGACATTTACCTGAAATTTGTCAAGAATTGAATCGTGTGGTGGATCGCCCTGTTCACTTGACTTTTGTGCCACATTTATTGCCGATGATTCGCGGCATTCACGCCACTTTGTATGCGACTTTAGTGAAAGAAGTCTCCAATGAAGAATTACAAGAAGTATTCACACAGCGTTATGCGGACGAGGCTTTTATAGACGTATTGCCGTTTGCGGGACATCCAGAAACACGCAGCGTTCGGGGGACAAACCGATGTCAATTAGCCGTGCATCGCCCCCAACAAGGTAAACAACTCGTAATCCTCAGTGTCATCGACAATTTGGTGAAAGGCGCGGCCGGACAAGCCATTCAAAATATGAATATTATGCTTGGTTTTCCTGAAAAATCAGGTTTAAATCACGTGGGATTATTGCCATAATTAAATCGCCTCATGATGTAACATTAGCTAGGAGTAATGACGATAATGTGGGGACGCAACACTAAAGAGAAAAAAACAACCATTAATTCTCTGATCGCTAAAGAAACCGAAGTGAACGGTAATATTTACTTTGAAGGTGGGTTACACGTAGATGGTCGGATTAAGGGGAATGTTTTGGGCAAAGAAGGGTGTCAGTGCATTCTGACTTTGAGTGTGGATGGTTGTATTGAAGGCAATGTTCGCACCGACAATGCGATTTTAAATGGTCAAATTGTGGGTGATGTTTATGTGATGGAACATTTAGAATTGGCGGTTAATGCGCGCATTAAAGGTAATGTTTATTATAACTTAATTGAAATGGCAATGGGCGCGGAAGTAAATGGCAGTTTAGTACATTATTCTGCGGAAAAACACCGCGGGCAATTACCCACCGCAGCCAGCTCAATTCCCGAAGCCGTCAATCCAGAACAATTTGCCCATCCCGACGCACAATCTAAGTAAGACTAAAGAGGAATACTTGTTATGAAAGGATCGCATCGTGTTTTTTGGGTACTGGGATTTATTGGCATTTCCGCTTGTACGACTCAACCCGTACAACGTTATCCGAATTATTCCAGCGCGCCCAATCCTGTCCCTGTGGTACAACCTGTGGTGACTCCATCGCCCGCGGTGACGAATCCGACACAGGTTTATCCCAACCCACCACAAGGCTTGCGTTGGGGGTGGCAGGATGCGGTGTTGTTTCCCTTCAACAAGGCGCATTTGGAAAAACGTTTTCATCCCACTTTACAAGGTCTTGTGGATACGCTACAGCGTTACCCAGACATCAATATTTTGATCACCGGACATGCTGATAATACAGGTGATGCCGCTTACAATCGTCGTCTCAGTGAAAGACGAATGAAAACCGTTTCTGATTTCTTGCAACGCAAAGGCATCCCTTCTCACCGTATTGTCACACGCGCTTTTGGTGAGCAACGCCCAACAGGGAGTAATGCGTGTCCCGAAGATCGGCAACGTAATCGCCGTGTGGATTTGGCTTTTTTTCCTGCGGGCTATTCTCCCGATTTATCCAATGCCGTCACGGGCGAATCTTTACCCATTGCGGGCACCTGTGAAGAACAACGGCGATTATTTGAACAACTTCGTTAAGTTGCTTTTTAAAAAGTGCTTTAAAAAAACGCGCTGCATTGATGAAATAGACATGGCACGCATCAGGGAGACATAAAATGTATAGCAGACAGTGTCAGCGTAAACCTTTGGTGTTATACTTGGACGTATTGGCTTTGCCTTCTCACGAATTACTGGGGCATTTGGGGGATATTTCTGCGCGAGGCATGATGTTTGTTGCGCTCCAGACTTTTCAGGTGGGAGACACCTTAGAGATTGCGATTCGTTTACCGCAGAATGATGAATTTAATCAGCTTTGTATTAAAGCCACGATTCAAGTGCGTTGGATACAGCCTAATTTAAATCCTCGTCTCAGTTGTATTGGCTGCGAATTTTTACAATTAGACCCTACTGATTTGCCTTTAATTCAGAAAATTGGCGATTTTATTGGTTTTGACGCATCTGTGGACGTGCATCGAGTGGCTTGTCATCCAACTGAGGAAGAATGTGTGGTGAATAGTGAGAAGTGATGGATTGATTTTCTGTGGATTTAATTGTGATATAAATTCATTCTCCCCGACGATAACACTATTTTTTTATTGCGATTTATTTTCTAACGATTATGCAACTTGAACTTGAACACGATATTGAACGACAACCGCTGCACCATTTCACCGAACAAGCGTATTTAGATTACGCTATGTATGTCATTCTTGATCGGGCTTTGCCGCACATTGGGGATGGCTTGAAACCTGTACAACGGCGTATTGTGTATGCCATGTCTGAATTGGGTTTAAGTGCCAGCAATAAATATAAGAAATCTGCCCGAACGATTGGTGATGTTCTCGGTAAATATCATCCACATGGCGACAGTGCCTGTTATGAAGCGATGGTATTGATGGCGCAGCCTTTTTCTTATCGCTATCCTTTGGTTGATGGTCAAGGCAATTGGGGATCGCTGGACGATCCCAAATCTTTTGCGGCCATGCGTTATACTGAAGCACGTTTGTCTCCATTTAGCCAACTTTTGTTAGACGAATTGGAACAAGGTACGGTCGATTGGGGGGCGAATTTTGACGGGACCTTGTCTGAACCTTTAGTGTTACCTGCGCGTTTACCGAATATTTTACTCAACGGCGCGTCGGGTATTGCGGTGGGAATGGCAACGGATATTCCACCGCATCATCTCAACGAAGTGGTGGAAGCGTGTATTTATTTATTACAACACCCAGAAGCCAGTGTCAGTGATTTGTGTCAGATTTTGCGTGCGCCTGATTTTCCTACCGAAGCAGAAATTATTACGCCTGCCGAAGACATTGAGAAAATTTATCACACGGGTCATGGTTCTATTCGGATGCGGGCTTTATATTTAAGCGAAAATAATGACATTATTATTACCGCATTACCTTATCAAACCTCAGGGGCTAAAGTCATTACGCAAATTGCTGCCCAAATGACGGCTAAAAAATTGCCTATGGTTGAAGATGTACGCGACGAATCGGATCATGAGAATCCTGTGCGTTTAGTTTTAGAATTGCGCTCGAATAAAGTCGAAATTGACAGCTTAATGGCGCATTTATTCGCCACGACTGATTTAGAACGCAGTTATCGGGTGAATTTAAATATTATCGGTTTAGATGGCCGGCCACAAGTTAAAAATTTACAACAATTACTCAGTGAATGGTTGGTATTTAGACGAGAAACGGTTAAACGTCGTTTATCGTATCGTTTGGATAAAATCACCAAGCGGCTGCATATTTTACAAGGCTTACTGATTGCCTATCTCAATATTGATGCGGTCATTGCCATTATTCGAGAAGCCGATAAGCCGAAAATGGAATTAATGGCGCGTTTTCATCTCAGTGAGATTCAAGCCGATGCGATTTTAGAATTGCGTTTGCGCCAATTGGCAAAATTAGAAGAAACGCAATTGCGCACGGAACAAGATCAATTAACCCAAGAAAGTGAAACATTAACGGCTATTTTGCACTCTGATCACCGTTTGCGCGATTTAATTATTGATGAATTGCGACAAGATGCGAAAACGTTTGGTGATGCGCGTCGTTCGCCTTTGGTGAAACGCCAGCAAGCGCAAGTGTTAGACAGTCAAAGTTTAACGCCCGCCGAACCGATCACGGTTATTTTGTCTAATAAAGGTTGGGTGCGTGCCGCAAAAGGACATGATATTGATCCCAATAACGTCAATTATCGCGCAGGAGATGGTCTCAGCCATGCCGCTCGCGGTTATAGCAATCAACAGGCTATTTTTCTTGATGACAGCGGCCGGGCTTATTCCACATTAGCCAATTTATTACCGTCGGCGCGGGGTTTGGGTGAGCCTTTAACCAGTCGCTTTACTTTACCTGCGAATCGACAATTTCTTTACGTGTTATTAAGTGATGCAAATAGTGATTGGTTATTAGCCAGTAGTTCTGGTTTTGGTTTTATGATCAATACGGCTGATTTATTGTCGAAAAATAAAGCAGGTAAAGCGATTTTTAATCTGCCTGAAGATTCCCATTTATGGCCACCTTTATTATTAACGCCGCAAATGACCCATTATCTGGTCATTACCAGTGCGGGTTATATGAGTATTGTTGCATTAGATGAATTGCCGTTATTGCCAAAAGGAAAAGGCGTGAAACTGCTTAATATTCCCAGTAAAAATGCAGAGGAATATGTGGCTATTTTAAAAGCCTTTCCCTTAACGCACATTGAACAGATTATTCTGCATTCAGAACATCGTCATTTGACTTTAAAAGTAGACGAAATAAAAAGTTTTACCAGCAAGCGGGAACAACGTGGGCATAAATTGCCGCGTGGATTTCAACACATTAATCGCGTAGAGATTGTGCCAATCACTACCGCTCACGTGACAGGATAAAAATATGGATTTTCCGACCATTGAAGCCTTTATCGGCCATACGCCGTTGGTGCGTTTACAGCGTTTACCGGGCGACACCAGTAATATTATTCTGGCCAAATTGGAAGGCAATAATCCCGCGGGATCGGTCAAAGATCGTCCTGCATTAAGCATGATTGTTGAGGCTGAAAGACGCGGTAGCATTCGCCCCGGTGACACTTTGATTGAAGCCACCAGCGGAAATACAGGAATTGCCTTAGCCATGGCCGCAGCCATCAAAGGTTATCGTTTAATTTTAATTATGCCCGACAATATGAGCGTAGAACGTCGCATGTCGATGGCCGCTTATGGCGCGGAAATTCGCTTAGTCACCAAAGCCGAAAGCATGGAAGGCGCACGAGATTTGGCGTTTAAATTAGAGCGAGAAGGTGTGGGTAAGGTTTTGAATCAATTCGATAATATGGATAATCCCTTGGCACATTATCGTGGAACAGGCGAGGAAATTTGGCAAGATACCGCAGGTAAAGTAACTCATTTTGTCTCCAGCATGGGAACGACGGGAACGATTATGGGAACGTCGCGTTATTTAAAAGCGCAAAATTCAGCCATTCAAATTGTTGGCGTACAACCCAGTGAAGGCGCGAGTATCCCCGGCATTCGACGTTGGCCAGTGGAGTATTTGCCAAAAATTTACGATCCCAGCGCGGTGGATCGGATTATTGATGTGGATCAAGCGAGTGCAGAAGAAACCACGCGCTTATTGGCCCGTCGGGAGGGGATTTTTGCGGGGATTTCTTCGGGAGGATCGGTGGCCGCGGCGTTGCAATTATCCATAGAAGTGAATGATGCCATTATTGTGTGCATTATTTGTGATCGGGGAGATCGTTATTTATCGACGGGTGTTTTTCCTGCGAATTAATTGAGAAAAAAGAGAGTAAAAAATGCTGTGGTTTAGCCTAATGTTGGCGATATTGGCAATCGGATTGGTGGCGATAACGTTACCGGGAACATTGGCTTTATTGTTTTGGACTATCGGGGGATTATTTCCAGCGCGACGTTTGCCCATAACCGATAAGGCCGTGCCATTAGCCGTGATCGTTCCCGCACACAATGAATCGGCGAGTATTGCAACTACAGTGCGCCATTTACAGGCGTGTGAGTCGCCGCGTGCGCCGTGGCGTTTGATTGTCATTGCTGACAATTGCACCGATGACACGGCTGAACAAGCCCGCCGTGCGGGAGCTGAAGTCTGGGAGCGAACTGATGAGCAGTTACGCGGCAAAGGTTATGCGTTGGCGATGGCTTTTACACGTTTAGCCCACGAAGCCGCACAACAAGCGGTGTTGGTGGTCGATGCGGATACGGTGGTGGATCGTCAGTTTTTGGTGATCAGTGAACAGGCGTTTGCGTCGGGTGCGGATGCGGTGCAGTGTCGTTATACGGTAAATCAGCCCGAACGCTCAATGCGCAGTCGTTTAATGAATGTGGCGTTGATGGCGTTTAATGTGTTGCGTATGCGGGGGCGGGCATTTTGGGGCAGTTCTGTGGGGATTGCGGGAAATGGTTGGGGGGTGACGATGACCACTTTGCAGACTGTGCCTTATACGGCTCGCTCTGTGGTGGAGGATTTAGAATACCATTTGGCGTTGGTGCGTGCGGGTAAACGGGTGATTTTTTTAGCCGAAACCGCGGTATATGGCGATATGCCCACTGGCGGCCACGGCGCAAAAACACAACGCGCCCGTTGGGAAGGGGGGCGTTTTCGCATGATGCGGGAATTTATTCCGACCTTAATTTATGCCGTGATTCGAGATAAGCAACACGCTTTATTAGAACCGTTATTAGAGCTGTTATTATTGCCTTTGGCATGGCATACGATGTTGTTATTGATATTATTATTGTTGCCGTTTTCTTTTGCCTTTTATTATGCATTATTTGCTTTGTTATTGGTGGCGTTTCATGTGTTGGCGGGAATTATGGTAGGCGGGGGGAATTGGCGTGATGTGCTTATTTTAGCTCTAGTGCCATTTTATATTTTATGGAAATTGGCTTTATTGCCCCGCGTGTTGCAAACCGCCCGTAAAAAAGCCGCTTGGATTCGGACGGAACGGGGGTGATATGATTTTTTTGGTGTTTTTTTTTATGCCTCTTCTCGCTCCCTATTCAAGCGAAATAACCGCATTAACGCCTCTTCATCACTCAATTGATGATTATCCCAACCGTAGGCTTTAGCCACAGCACGATCTAATTCTTGATGCGCGTGAATAAGCCATTTTGGGCGTTGATTATAAAGATGAGTTAAAGTACGTTGTTTTAAAACGTGAGCGGCGGCCTCGTCTTTTGGCAAAATACGGTCGGGATAGCCCGCGACGACTTCGGGTTGCCGCGTAAT
This is a stretch of genomic DNA from Thioflexithrix psekupsensis. It encodes these proteins:
- a CDS encoding bactofilin family protein, producing MWGRNTKEKKTTINSLIAKETEVNGNIYFEGGLHVDGRIKGNVLGKEGCQCILTLSVDGCIEGNVRTDNAILNGQIVGDVYVMEHLELAVNARIKGNVYYNLIEMAMGAEVNGSLVHYSAEKHRGQLPTAASSIPEAVNPEQFAHPDAQSK
- a CDS encoding OmpA family protein, which codes for MKGSHRVFWVLGFIGISACTTQPVQRYPNYSSAPNPVPVVQPVVTPSPAVTNPTQVYPNPPQGLRWGWQDAVLFPFNKAHLEKRFHPTLQGLVDTLQRYPDINILITGHADNTGDAAYNRRLSERRMKTVSDFLQRKGIPSHRIVTRAFGEQRPTGSNACPEDRQRNRRVDLAFFPAGYSPDLSNAVTGESLPIAGTCEEQRRLFEQLR
- a CDS encoding glycosyltransferase family 2 protein, whose product is MLWFSLMLAILAIGLVAITLPGTLALLFWTIGGLFPARRLPITDKAVPLAVIVPAHNESASIATTVRHLQACESPRAPWRLIVIADNCTDDTAEQARRAGAEVWERTDEQLRGKGYALAMAFTRLAHEAAQQAVLVVDADTVVDRQFLVISEQAFASGADAVQCRYTVNQPERSMRSRLMNVALMAFNVLRMRGRAFWGSSVGIAGNGWGVTMTTLQTVPYTARSVVEDLEYHLALVRAGKRVIFLAETAVYGDMPTGGHGAKTQRARWEGGRFRMMREFIPTLIYAVIRDKQHALLEPLLELLLLPLAWHTMLLLILLLLPFSFAFYYALFALLLVAFHVLAGIMVGGGNWRDVLILALVPFYILWKLALLPRVLQTARKKAAWIRTERG
- the argC gene encoding N-acetyl-gamma-glutamyl-phosphate reductase; its protein translation is MTKIGIVGGTGYTGVELLRLLVGHPHVQLHAVTSRAEAGTRIADLYPNLRGHLDLSFTEPNLEQLSACDLVFFATPNGTAMQLTPDLLAAGVRVIDLAADFRLQDPHSWQKWYEIPHTCPELLSEAVYGLPEWHREAIAQARVVANPGCYPTAVQLGLLPLLSAGLVDTDSLIADAKSGVSGAGRKASVGMLMGEVGESFKAYNVHGHRHLPEICQELNRVVDRPVHLTFVPHLLPMIRGIHATLYATLVKEVSNEELQEVFTQRYADEAFIDVLPFAGHPETRSVRGTNRCQLAVHRPQQGKQLVILSVIDNLVKGAAGQAIQNMNIMLGFPEKSGLNHVGLLP
- the cysM gene encoding cysteine synthase CysM, producing MDFPTIEAFIGHTPLVRLQRLPGDTSNIILAKLEGNNPAGSVKDRPALSMIVEAERRGSIRPGDTLIEATSGNTGIALAMAAAIKGYRLILIMPDNMSVERRMSMAAYGAEIRLVTKAESMEGARDLAFKLEREGVGKVLNQFDNMDNPLAHYRGTGEEIWQDTAGKVTHFVSSMGTTGTIMGTSRYLKAQNSAIQIVGVQPSEGASIPGIRRWPVEYLPKIYDPSAVDRIIDVDQASAEETTRLLARREGIFAGISSGGSVAAALQLSIEVNDAIIVCIICDRGDRYLSTGVFPAN
- the parC gene encoding DNA topoisomerase IV subunit A yields the protein MQLELEHDIERQPLHHFTEQAYLDYAMYVILDRALPHIGDGLKPVQRRIVYAMSELGLSASNKYKKSARTIGDVLGKYHPHGDSACYEAMVLMAQPFSYRYPLVDGQGNWGSLDDPKSFAAMRYTEARLSPFSQLLLDELEQGTVDWGANFDGTLSEPLVLPARLPNILLNGASGIAVGMATDIPPHHLNEVVEACIYLLQHPEASVSDLCQILRAPDFPTEAEIITPAEDIEKIYHTGHGSIRMRALYLSENNDIIITALPYQTSGAKVITQIAAQMTAKKLPMVEDVRDESDHENPVRLVLELRSNKVEIDSLMAHLFATTDLERSYRVNLNIIGLDGRPQVKNLQQLLSEWLVFRRETVKRRLSYRLDKITKRLHILQGLLIAYLNIDAVIAIIREADKPKMELMARFHLSEIQADAILELRLRQLAKLEETQLRTEQDQLTQESETLTAILHSDHRLRDLIIDELRQDAKTFGDARRSPLVKRQQAQVLDSQSLTPAEPITVILSNKGWVRAAKGHDIDPNNVNYRAGDGLSHAARGYSNQQAIFLDDSGRAYSTLANLLPSARGLGEPLTSRFTLPANRQFLYVLLSDANSDWLLASSSGFGFMINTADLLSKNKAGKAIFNLPEDSHLWPPLLLTPQMTHYLVITSAGYMSIVALDELPLLPKGKGVKLLNIPSKNAEEYVAILKAFPLTHIEQIILHSEHRHLTLKVDEIKSFTSKREQRGHKLPRGFQHINRVEIVPITTAHVTG
- a CDS encoding PilZ domain-containing protein; the encoded protein is MYSRQCQRKPLVLYLDVLALPSHELLGHLGDISARGMMFVALQTFQVGDTLEIAIRLPQNDEFNQLCIKATIQVRWIQPNLNPRLSCIGCEFLQLDPTDLPLIQKIGDFIGFDASVDVHRVACHPTEEECVVNSEK